The Deinococcus roseus genome has a window encoding:
- a CDS encoding ABC transporter substrate-binding protein encodes MKRILGLFVVLALGNAAQAATLTVNCFSNMNVSVEAAIPLWKKLHPDVDIKVNTLAYGDHHNALTTALATGSGAGDVDCVEVGFVAKFGESGGLEDLLKAPYNAKQYQSKVTAYAWAQSTNPDGGLYVFPADIAPGTLFYREDVLKKAGVSAASLTKSWESYIAAGKKIKEKTGAYLLHNAGFVAQAYIRAKVPAGESLFFDTKGQPVLNSARFVQAITLAKQVRDARLDANIAEWSPEWTDGLNKGRIATQPFGAWFEGTMRSMIPETAGKWRSVDLPEKSYATWGGSFMAIPKQSKQKELAWEFLKFFALNKEVQLNSFRVNSSLPSLKAAQSDALFKQPVEFLGGQVARPMWVRAANKVKGIESNRLESVATDAFAAALDRVLNNNVAIKTALDEAQSTVARRLNR; translated from the coding sequence ATGAAACGCATCCTTGGTCTTTTCGTTGTGCTTGCGCTGGGCAATGCTGCCCAGGCCGCCACCCTCACCGTCAATTGCTTCTCCAACATGAACGTGTCCGTAGAAGCCGCCATTCCCCTCTGGAAAAAACTGCACCCCGATGTGGACATCAAGGTCAACACCCTGGCCTACGGCGACCACCACAACGCCCTCACCACCGCCCTGGCCACCGGAAGCGGAGCAGGAGATGTGGACTGTGTGGAAGTGGGTTTTGTCGCCAAATTTGGTGAATCCGGCGGTCTGGAAGACCTCCTGAAAGCCCCTTACAACGCCAAACAGTACCAGAGCAAAGTGACGGCCTATGCGTGGGCGCAATCCACCAACCCGGATGGCGGTCTGTACGTGTTTCCTGCAGACATTGCCCCTGGCACCCTGTTCTACCGGGAAGATGTGCTGAAAAAAGCGGGCGTGTCTGCCGCCAGCCTGACCAAGAGCTGGGAAAGCTACATCGCTGCAGGCAAGAAAATCAAAGAGAAAACCGGTGCATACCTGCTGCACAACGCTGGCTTTGTGGCCCAGGCCTACATCCGCGCCAAAGTGCCTGCGGGTGAAAGCCTGTTCTTTGACACCAAAGGCCAGCCTGTCCTGAACAGCGCCCGTTTCGTGCAGGCCATCACCCTGGCCAAACAGGTGCGGGATGCCAGACTGGATGCCAACATTGCAGAGTGGAGCCCCGAGTGGACCGATGGACTCAACAAAGGCAGAATCGCCACCCAGCCTTTCGGGGCCTGGTTTGAAGGCACCATGCGCAGCATGATCCCAGAAACCGCAGGCAAATGGCGCTCTGTGGACCTGCCAGAGAAAAGCTACGCCACCTGGGGCGGAAGCTTCATGGCCATTCCCAAACAGAGCAAGCAAAAAGAGCTGGCCTGGGAATTCCTCAAGTTCTTCGCCCTGAACAAAGAGGTGCAGCTGAATTCCTTCCGGGTCAACAGCTCCCTGCCCTCCCTCAAAGCAGCCCAGAGCGACGCCCTGTTCAAGCAGCCCGTGGAGTTCCTGGGGGGTCAGGTTGCCCGTCCCATGTGGGTGCGCGCTGCCAACAAGGTCAAAGGCATTGAGTCCAACCGCCTGGAATCCGTGGCCACCGACGCTTTCGCTGCAGCCCTGGACAGGGTGCTGAACAACAACGTCGCCATCAAGACCGCGCTGGATGAAGCCCAGTCCACCGTGGCCCGCCGCCTGAACCGCTGA
- a CDS encoding EAL domain-containing protein: MHANTLLGTFFDLTPDWLVIHDLQGKHVRVSSAYARAQNRPAETFVGHSDQELGLINPLAHLPVLDVQNHPSRSELLTELQVTLQGKDYAVCATRLILRDPDGAPWGTFSYAHEVTRERSMERELEQQHAFLRNILDSDPSLIFVKDREGRFTLVNQAMADLYHQEPEAMLGKTIREINPNAAEVERFEAQDREILKTHQRRQFPPYFVVGPDGQKRWLYTTKQPLYSQDQPLDYVLGVTSDLTHLRATEEALKTREEQYRQLWQEAHRKTRELTLLDRVQAAIANKLDLAMLYDAVVDAISDQLGYALVIMTVPEGDRVVRVAYRGYADLPLTVASEGSASGYTIRTRRPLLIQDVSTSSNYTAAMPGVTSCVSVPVFSGSRVLGALVIESEDRVLDNQDLSLMQRVAEQLGIAIENAELHERTKLDLTRAHALYQVSQTLHHTGSQETLLEQICQSVMQALPARWCLIYIMDFEQEQVEYAASTARDASPLPMISFPELMSGLTGWTLKQHRPTLSLKGQADEREGPQVQQHRSSNDIGSLIVAPLIYQGKPIGTLTALNNLDDPDFSEADVDWMMSIANQVAIALAQRKLINQIQHLAYHDPLTSLPNRLLFEEQLKQAIARAKRLDTKLALLFIDLDGFKNVNDTLGHHIGDLLLHTLSGRFKERTRESDSFARMGGDEFAMILNDLRDPADAVQVAQKFLDLLKMPFHINMHELFISASIGISVYPDNGTDVNTLLKHADTAMYRAKASGKNDIRSFTPELAEKARERLSLETDLRYAMQRQELQLYYQPIIDLQTLQTIGHEALLRWIHPERGFIPPDRFIPVAEESGLITALGAWVIHEACRQNAEWQRAGRRAVRVAVNISMIQFATSNFVDTVKSALHESGLGVEWLELEVTESVVMHDVKMVTERLTELRELGVRVSIDDFGTGYSSLKYLQELPIDTLKIDRSFVNTIQKDAQEAPLVKTIILMAQSLGLNVIAEGVETIFQQEYLQSLGCSEAQGYYFSRPLPASQL; encoded by the coding sequence ATGCATGCGAACACACTGCTCGGGACTTTTTTTGACCTGACCCCGGACTGGCTTGTGATCCATGACCTCCAAGGCAAACACGTGCGGGTGAGTTCTGCCTATGCCCGTGCCCAGAACAGGCCAGCAGAAACCTTTGTGGGCCATTCAGACCAGGAACTGGGGTTGATCAATCCTCTGGCCCACCTTCCTGTGCTGGATGTTCAAAACCACCCCTCCAGATCAGAGCTGCTGACCGAACTGCAGGTCACCTTGCAGGGCAAAGACTACGCGGTGTGCGCCACCCGCCTGATTTTGCGTGACCCGGATGGAGCACCCTGGGGCACCTTCAGCTATGCCCACGAAGTCACCCGTGAAAGAAGCATGGAGCGGGAACTCGAACAGCAGCATGCCTTCCTGAGAAACATCCTGGACAGCGATCCCAGCCTGATCTTTGTGAAAGACAGGGAAGGCCGCTTTACCCTGGTCAATCAGGCCATGGCCGACCTGTACCACCAGGAACCCGAAGCCATGCTGGGCAAGACCATCCGCGAAATCAATCCCAATGCAGCAGAGGTGGAACGTTTTGAAGCCCAGGACCGGGAAATCCTCAAAACCCACCAGCGCAGGCAGTTTCCACCGTACTTTGTGGTGGGACCGGATGGGCAGAAACGCTGGCTGTACACCACCAAACAGCCGCTGTACAGCCAGGACCAGCCTCTGGATTACGTGCTGGGGGTCACTTCTGACCTGACCCACCTGAGGGCCACCGAAGAAGCCCTCAAAACCCGCGAGGAGCAGTACCGGCAGCTCTGGCAGGAGGCGCACCGCAAGACCAGAGAACTCACCCTGCTGGACCGGGTGCAGGCCGCCATTGCCAACAAACTGGACCTGGCCATGCTCTATGACGCGGTGGTGGATGCCATCTCCGATCAGCTGGGGTACGCACTGGTGATCATGACCGTGCCCGAAGGAGACCGGGTGGTGCGGGTGGCTTACCGGGGCTATGCAGATCTGCCCCTGACTGTTGCTTCTGAGGGAAGTGCTTCTGGGTACACCATTCGCACCCGTCGGCCTTTGCTGATTCAGGATGTCAGCACCAGCAGCAATTACACCGCTGCCATGCCAGGGGTCACATCATGTGTCAGTGTGCCGGTTTTCTCGGGAAGCCGGGTACTGGGGGCACTGGTCATCGAGAGCGAGGACCGCGTTCTGGACAACCAGGACCTCTCTCTGATGCAGCGGGTGGCAGAGCAGCTCGGAATTGCCATTGAGAACGCCGAGCTGCACGAAAGAACCAAACTGGATCTGACCCGGGCACATGCGCTCTATCAGGTCAGCCAGACCCTGCACCACACCGGAAGCCAGGAAACCCTGCTGGAACAGATCTGCCAGAGCGTGATGCAGGCGCTTCCTGCCCGCTGGTGCCTGATCTACATCATGGATTTCGAGCAGGAGCAGGTGGAATATGCCGCCAGCACTGCCAGGGACGCCTCTCCCCTGCCCATGATTTCCTTTCCAGAATTGATGTCTGGTCTGACCGGATGGACCCTGAAGCAGCACCGCCCCACCCTTTCCTTAAAAGGCCAGGCCGATGAACGGGAAGGCCCCCAGGTCCAGCAGCACCGTTCCTCCAACGACATCGGTTCCCTGATTGTGGCCCCCCTGATCTACCAGGGGAAACCCATTGGCACCCTGACCGCCCTCAACAACCTGGACGACCCGGATTTCTCTGAAGCCGATGTGGACTGGATGATGAGCATCGCCAACCAGGTGGCCATTGCGCTGGCCCAGCGCAAACTGATCAACCAGATCCAGCACCTCGCTTACCATGATCCCCTGACCAGCCTGCCCAACCGCCTGCTGTTTGAAGAGCAACTCAAACAGGCCATTGCCCGTGCCAAAAGGCTGGACACCAAACTGGCCCTGCTGTTCATTGACCTGGACGGCTTCAAGAATGTCAACGACACCCTGGGGCACCACATTGGGGATTTGCTGCTGCACACCCTCTCCGGGCGTTTCAAAGAGAGAACCCGGGAAAGTGATTCTTTTGCCCGCATGGGCGGAGATGAATTTGCCATGATCCTCAACGACCTGCGCGACCCGGCAGATGCCGTGCAGGTGGCGCAGAAATTTCTGGATTTGCTGAAGATGCCCTTCCACATCAACATGCATGAGCTGTTCATCTCCGCGAGCATTGGGATCAGCGTGTACCCCGACAACGGCACCGACGTGAACACCCTCTTAAAGCACGCCGACACCGCCATGTACCGGGCCAAGGCTTCAGGCAAGAACGACATCCGAAGTTTCACCCCCGAACTGGCCGAAAAAGCCCGTGAACGCCTGTCTCTGGAAACCGACCTGCGGTACGCAATGCAACGCCAGGAGCTGCAGCTGTATTACCAGCCAATCATAGACCTGCAAACCCTGCAGACCATCGGTCATGAAGCGCTTTTGCGCTGGATCCATCCAGAACGGGGGTTCATCCCGCCAGACCGTTTCATTCCAGTGGCAGAGGAATCTGGTTTGATCACGGCTCTGGGGGCCTGGGTGATCCATGAGGCCTGCCGCCAGAATGCCGAATGGCAACGCGCAGGACGCAGGGCTGTGCGGGTGGCCGTCAACATCTCCATGATCCAGTTCGCCACCTCCAACTTTGTGGACACCGTGAAAAGCGCCCTGCACGAAAGCGGTCTGGGGGTGGAATGGCTGGAACTGGAGGTCACCGAGAGTGTGGTGATGCACGACGTGAAAATGGTCACCGAACGCCTGACCGAACTGCGGGAATTGGGGGTGAGGGTGTCCATCGATGACTTCGGGACCGGGTACTCCTCCCTGAAGTATCTGCAGGAACTCCCCATCGACACCCTGAAAATCGACCGTTCTTTTGTGAACACCATCCAGAAAGACGCCCAGGAAGCGCCCCTGGTGAAAACCATCATCCTGATGGCCCAGAGCCTCGGTCTGAACGTGATTGCCGAAGGGGTGGAAACCATCTTTCAGCAGGAATATTTGCAAAGCCTGGGGTGCAGCGAGGCGCAGGGGTATTACTTTTCGAGGCCGCTTCCGGCCTCGCAGTTGTGA
- a CDS encoding sugar-binding transcriptional regulator — MPSTDALAVQVARLYYHQNLTTEKIAAELGLSRPKVSRLLTHARKTGLVEIRIHDPQESSRSLESLLTEHFQLDRVHVVLTPENATEAECMQRVAVYAAHHAATLIQPGMTVGLAWGTTLNLLSQHLQPRPTPGVKLVQLNGSGNPSNFISDHALGLLQRFGDSFQAALNPFPVPAFFDHPETKTALWKERSIQRVLDLQQKADLLLYSVGSAKASVPSYVHAAPYLDPEDLQEMQNMQVVGDIATVFFREDGSFDGIPLNRRASGPDLGLFKNRKGAVCIVAGVSKALALWGALRGGLMSELIVDDKTVRKVLEFSGVK; from the coding sequence ATGCCCAGCACGGACGCACTGGCGGTACAGGTGGCCCGCCTGTACTACCACCAGAACCTCACCACCGAAAAAATTGCTGCAGAACTGGGGCTGTCCCGGCCCAAGGTCAGCCGCCTGCTCACCCATGCCCGCAAAACTGGGCTGGTGGAAATCCGCATTCATGACCCGCAGGAATCCAGCCGTTCTCTGGAAAGCCTCCTGACCGAGCATTTTCAGCTGGACCGGGTGCATGTGGTGCTGACCCCGGAAAACGCTACGGAAGCAGAGTGCATGCAGCGGGTTGCGGTGTATGCGGCCCACCATGCAGCCACCCTGATTCAACCTGGAATGACGGTGGGACTGGCCTGGGGCACCACCCTGAATTTGCTGTCACAGCACCTGCAGCCCAGACCCACCCCTGGCGTAAAACTGGTGCAACTGAATGGGTCTGGGAACCCCAGCAATTTCATCAGTGACCATGCATTGGGTTTGCTGCAAAGGTTCGGGGACAGCTTTCAGGCGGCCCTGAATCCCTTTCCGGTGCCTGCTTTTTTTGACCACCCGGAAACCAAAACCGCCCTCTGGAAAGAGCGCAGCATCCAGAGGGTGCTGGATTTGCAGCAGAAAGCAGATTTGCTGCTGTATTCGGTGGGAAGTGCAAAAGCCAGTGTGCCCAGTTACGTGCACGCTGCACCCTACCTGGACCCTGAGGACCTGCAGGAGATGCAGAACATGCAGGTGGTGGGAGACATCGCCACGGTGTTTTTTCGGGAGGATGGCAGTTTTGATGGCATTCCACTGAACAGAAGGGCCAGCGGTCCTGATCTGGGCCTGTTCAAGAACCGCAAAGGGGCCGTGTGCATCGTGGCCGGGGTCAGCAAAGCCCTGGCACTGTGGGGCGCTTTAAGAGGGGGCCTGATGTCCGAATTGATCGTGGATGACAAAACGGTCAGGAAAGTGCTGGAATTCAGCGGGGTGAAATGA